The nucleotide window CCTTTGACACTTGGAAAGCCAGCAGCATCGACTGGCCCTACAACTAGTGGGTTCACATTGGGTGGGGCAACAGCTCTGCCAACCGGTCTCTTTGGCTCACGCCCTGGTGGATTATCAGAGCCTACACCTTCACAAGGCCTTTCTTTTGGAGGGGCTAAGACAACAGCTCCTACTGTTGGTGTGTCAATGCCAGCATTCTCATTTGCAGGAGGGAGCACTGCTCCTCCAAGTTTGGCATCAACTGGGCTTTCCTTGACCAGCAACACTTTGGGATCTGCTGTATCAACCTCTGGACTTACTCTGGGGTCTGGTCAAAAGACAACAACTGTAGGAGGCTTAACTCTTGGTGGTAAATTTCCATCAACTTTTTCCACTGCGTCTACCAGCTCTGCCAATACAGGGCTGAATTTTGGTTCATTCAAACCAGTGAGTACCACTGCTACTCCTTTGTTAACTTCTTTGTCAGGATCAGCAAAGACAACAGCTGCCCCAACGACCAGTGCAACCTCTGAAGGGTTGACATTTGTGTCAGGAAAATTGCCTACAGCTAGCACCACTGGCTCAACAGCAGCTGGGCTTCCTGGAACTGCAGGGTTTCAATTTGGCACAggaacaacaagaacaacaacttcCACCACTTCTTTTTCAACTGCaccagcaacaacaacaacaacaacatcagcAGGTTGGTCTCCACCTAACAAAAGTATATGATGCAAGacacatttatttatttatttattttattgttttctccaAACAAAATAGAgtaattaccgtatttattgacttataaggcgcaccattttttacgagaaaatatgcttgttggatgaaaatctgcttaaaattcggggtgcttcttataaccgagtatttggGTGTCCTGAGTACATATTGATAATTTTCGCCAGGAAAAGGTTtatctcaaaaaaattaatttccaaTCATATCAACACATAGTTTCGTTAGTATAGGTATAGTCAATTCGCGGTCCAATGAAAAAGCTGCCGAGAACATTAGAAATGTAGAGTTAGTAGATTGATATGGTCTAGTGACTTTAAATTTAGAGCCATTATCCATAGGTGTCATTGCTGatgtaaacaataaaaaattattgttcacATATGCAAATATCGCTACCAAAATCTAAGATACGAAAACGTATATGAAATGCAAGTTTTGATGGAACTCTAGACTTTGATACTGTGACTTTTCTTTTCTGTCTTGGTTCTCCATTCTTTTCGTTGTTCGCTGTCTCTTAAGTTTCTTCCTCCGTACACTCTTTGGCCACCAACTATGCCATCTCTAATGTTTCCTGTGCCCCTTCCCCTGAAACTCCTGGGCTCtgaccccccccccaccctccTTCCCAGTCCCCATTAACCTGGATGTGAtatcccttttttttcttttctatagGAGTTGGAACAATAACAATTACATCAAGGTGAAGAGTTACAGTATTTATTGTTCTTTTAATGCAATTTTGGGTGACAGTATCTTTTGGATTACATGCTGGACAAAATTgcatgaattaatttttttcactgaTGACAATTTTCTATAGTGTACGTAGAAAAACATGAGTCTGTTTTCATCTGTTTTGGTGCGTTCTCCTTCCACTGAAAATATTTTGCCAACCCAACTTTGCTATTTAAAATTAATTCGCAGTGCACCAAGTTCCTCTACGACTTCTTCAGCTACAAGCAGTGTTCCACAATTGACTTACAAGCAACTTGAAGAGCTTATAAACAAGGTACAACACAATGTCATTCAGTCATCCTCAATGTAACAATAAGAAAACTGCATTACGTTTGAGTGACTGCATTCATTTGAAAAAGGGGTGAAGCTGTTTTATGCAGCGTTGATGGTGCTGCACTAGCTGATTTTCTTGGCTTAAAGTCCTGCTCTGGAATCTGGGCTACAATGTCAGAGGGCAGTTGCTCCCACCACAGTGTTATCCTTGCTCTAAAATACTCCACTGAAATGAATAGAAATCAGGGTCCTTCATCGTCCACAAGTATAGTATCGTTTTATCAGggtcaccccccccccccacaattCTGTTATGAAGGACCTGTATATGGTATCTTAGGGAATCAACAAAATAGAATCTAGCAAAGCATAGCCGAAATTGAAGTAACAGAGCAGAATTTAGAATGGAAGGGAAAATGAATCACAGAGAAGAAATTTAAGCAAGAGGAATAGCAATTGGAGCATCAGAATAGAAAGTGACTGTGCTCCAATTTGCGTTAAACTGATTATCTTCTCAAATAATgactataaactgtaggccCCATCTCACAGCCCTAAACTGTTCTCACAACACAGTGGGATGTAAAAGAACCCTCACTCTAtttgtaaagagtagggcatgaagctTCCGGTATAGTTGTAAAGCCTCATTTCATACATTCACGTGCAGGGTGAGATCATTAATGGACTGATTGCGACTGCCAGTGGCACCTGAATATGCTGATGTCCGATCTCATACGTAGATTTGATTGCTTGTAAAAGGGCATTTGAATTTGTAAATAGAAACTGAACTATATAAATTCATTATCTTTACCAATTTGACTAACCGAGTGGGTAGAACCAATTACCTTGTGcttgataatttattttgaagattttattttgTAAGGAAAATTTATCCCAGTTCTTGGGTTAGGTAAAATTGGCTAACAGCTCCCTAGTCATGAATGTTATGTAACAATTACCACAAAGATGGCTGCTGCCCAGACTAAGTGAGTGAACACTTAATTATACTGTTTATGTTCAGAGGCAATTGTAAAAGGGTAACATAAACCTCAGCATGGCTGGCTTGGACTACaaagtttttctgtttttcataACTGAATTTGACCAAGAATTTTGGCAGGGATGGCCCCTTATATCTCTAGCTTAATGATTTAAATTCAGTTTTGATCTGATTTCAGTGGACTTTGGATCTCACAGAATATGAAAAAACCTTTTTGGATCAGGCAGCTGAGGTTAATGCGTGGGACAGGCTTTTGATGGAGAATGGGGAAAAGGTGGGTGTCCCAGGTGGATAAATTTAGAATTATTGTCAATAACAGTTGTGACTCTCTAGTCTTAATGGGACATGTACCCTTTGTTTTAGAGAGGAGACTGATGGAGTTTTTGGGGGATGTCGTTATTTGACACATTTTGATTGTCATCTTTTTTAAGATCACAGAATTGAATGCTGGTGTAGAAAACGTGAAAGCAGAACAAGACAggtaaataatgataataacatgATTATTTCTGCATTGTAGCTCACAAGGTATAAAGCAAGGAGGGTATGAAAATATTAGTGGGTTGGTCTTAAAGTGCACCAAACCACAAATAATCTACaacaatatttattatcattgttgcaCATTTGGTAAAAAAGCTGCCTTTGCAGCAGAGCAGAGTGCATTGCAGCTTCTTTTTTCAGCTTGAAATGCAAAAGAGTATGTCAGTGGGGCCTTGATCTTCTCACGGCTCTCACCCTGAAAGGGTGAAGCAATTATCAAAAATACTGTCAAAGTGTGgcatgtgtttttctttttttcttttttcttcttctgtaggCTTGATCAGGAACTAGATTTTATTATGGCCCAACAGAAAGAATTAGAGGAAATGCTGAAGCCCTTGGAAGATGCGGTGAAGGATGGAAACACAGGCGGCAGACAGCTTCAACAGGCTGACAAGGAGAGAGATGTCACGTAAGTGTAGTTTGTGGAGTCTGTAATATTTTATTCTTGGGGAGGGGTGACTAGGGAAGCTGACCAGAATGTTGCAGGAATGTGGGATTGGGGGTCGGGCAGATGATAAGTGGAGCTGATGCAGCCATCTTGGGAAGTCAGGTATCTTATTGTATTGGAACTTATTTTGCAAAATCGTGGCATTAAAGACTGGGGAAAAAAGTTGACAAAAACTAACCACCCGAGATTTAATACCCAGCAATGTACGTAATGTTTTTAATCAACATCAGCGTCATTTTACTGCATTGTCATGATGTCCATGTTCTCTTGTGGGacttgtttctcaaaagtcccgaaaccttACGGGCCAATTTGGAGTCCataattccctttatatcttcgcaacgccgaggttctaagccatcaaacttcgtaATTTGCTTCGTTTGTATTGCatcaaaaacatgttaaaagatcagcttttcaaaacaagcagattgcagtttgacaactggcttttcgggcccgagaagttctcgggactttcgagaaacaggcccctgatctCGCAGATCAGTACCTATTTTAATGAGAAACAATAAAGTTGTTAACTTTTGTTTGAGAGTCACTATTGGGAGGGCAAGAGCAGTGCAGTCAGCAGAAGAGTAAAAACAGCCTCTGGAAGTGTCTTCCGCAGAGTTACTTGAAGGAACCTGGGTCCGAAGATTACATCTTCGTAATACCTAATTATAGTGCTTTAGTCCGGCGGGTGACACCTTCTGAGATCTTAGTCTTCTTGTCACAGTTCAACTGAATTTAAgttgtttttattcattttaaacgtTTCTCTGAAAGCTCTGGAATAGGTAAGAGTGCTTTCTGTTATTACTTATTGCTTAAATTAGGTTTATCCCTGATCTCCTTGTTTAACAGATACAAATTGGCTAACGACATTGACGGCCAATTGAAACAGATGGTGCAGGACTTGAAGTCAATAATAGATCACCTCAACACTTCTAATACACAGAAGCAGGACAATGAAGATCCGGTATGTCATTAGCTAACCAACCTATGGAATTCGATTAATTGCCTCAGCGGGCTGAATTCAAGAACACAAGTCACCCAAGGCTGCCGATAATACTTTCAGTGTAAATGATCAGTTGCGAACGCTATTCAAGCAGTAACAAGAGAGACGGCAGTTACATTCAGGCGCTGAGCaggactcaaaccctgacctctgtggtGCCGGTGGAGTGCCATCTGACCGACTGGGAGCGGGCCGTTGTATAGGTCCATGACAAGCCCGGAGATAGTGGATATAATTATAACTgctcataactgcaaggatcattcacACTAAAATTGCTTCAATCCTCATTTCCAATACGTGAATTTCAATTAATCATCTCATCATATACATATCTCCATATATATGTAAATAATGTTaatgtggaaaaaaataattatcgAGAATGCGGATGATTTTTTCATCAAGGGCACCTTACGCCCACAAACTGATAAAAGCGTGAGGCCCAAGCCCTCATTCTCTTACCAGCTCCTCCGCGCGTTATTTTGAGTCGTAGAAACTGAGTCAAATAAGGGTGTAATATCTCATTTGGAGTACTATTGTAACTTGAAGGGATGCTTTGGTTTTAGGCTTAACGTGGAAGGATTTGAGAAGTGACTCTTGTCTCCATCTGAAGATTACCCCCCCACAACTGTGTTTGTTTTTCAGATCTTACAAATTGCCAAGATTTTAAATGCGCACATGAACTCTTTGCAGTGGATTGATCAAAATTCTGGTAAGTCGGTGCACGAGAAAATTGTCTGAAATATGGAAGACCTCTTCCAATTATCAGGGAGCTGACGCAATTAAGATGGCGACTAACACGAGTGTTGTGGAGGATGTTAGCACTCGTTGAAATTTTACATTTCTCTCTAGTAAATTTTCAATCCGTCAATGCCAGTTAGACATGTTAATGCGCATTTTACATTCGGAACGACTTATAAGCGTTATTTTATGTCGCAAATAATGCAAACTTTTATTTCAGAGTGAGGTCCCCAGTGCCGTCTCATTCGTCTTAGTAGGGAGTAGGGagtggaataatcgcaagaggattaacttaacgcaaagttcaatttggttgcagttgccgtcgtagcggTTTTagcaatagggagtttacgcaaacacgacgtcgacggcagcgagaacgtcatctgaaaatgtaacttcgcgtttctgtaatcatttctcaattattcaaagtcattacgcttgcaaaatgtgttctaactatccgggaattaaattggaaccagcgcttaataaataagaagacaaaatttaacatctgtcatcatatggtcaagtcgtccacacaactgcaaaacaggtcatttcacgtcgcagaataaacgagaacgtctgcgaaatgtcaaaactgaaaactgcacgtgcaaagcgtgcacaaCTATTGTAtttgacaatcaaatatgcaaatttgtgtcgtccttgttgccgtcgtcgtcgtggttgcgtaagctccctaatgatgacggagccggcaagaCAAACGTCACTTGAAAGTGAACACTTGCGCAaatgtgactattttgcgattatcccatcttgttcgcattttacaatgttaacgatgaaccctgcaactggattagtctgagcgctgtcaaagtaaatacacagaactacagatgaacggttgtatgctcaagtatttATCAAAACGGtgaatgtggtaatttcatgttgttgtttagcagaggacagcacggacttgtacataagagcgtgccgcacgtgcagcacgattatttttcgacactcgaccaatcagattcttaatttatggcgttgttgttgccgttcccgtcgttgatgctaaaactccctagtTATGGAATTTTAAAGgctacgacggcaacagcaacaacgacgccagaaaacaatgatctgattggttgaatgagaaaaagttatcgtgctgcacgcacttacgtacaattctttgacgtagtctgccaaacaacaacaacgtgaaatttccgaatttaaggttttaacgacaaggTGAACAAACAACAGTGAATCTTTcgttctctatatttacttcaacgccGCTCTGTCAACAGCAAAGGAtacgaggaagaagcaatatacacaaaatagtcaccacttaaccaaatgtttattttcgagtGATGTTTTCGTTTCCGTTGTCGTCGTTGAAGCTTGAACTCCCTAGTGCTTCACCACCGACGCGgcaaaacagtaataataataataatattaattttttatttttttaattaattaaataagaactttattaagAAAATCACAAAATTACACAAGTATTTCATCAGCTAAAAAACTATtgacttgtttcaataaaaaggtagaaaatattttcctccAATGTTACTTATAGTAAAACCGTAAAAAAGATTGCTGTGTTTGTTGCATGAAAATTTCAATCCCTCAGAATCAACATTGATATCGCAAAAACTGAATACGATAATAGGATGCAAGATATTAACTTCAAATATAGAAATCTACCACGAAAAACGAtttaaaaaataagaaaaaaatatcatcctcaatgttttcaacgaatatttgcatgtcctctctcgatgtcaaagtcaataataataatgataataataataatagtagtttttttttaataataataataataaaaatagaactttattttcacacaataaaacaaagacacaaataaACTGTAATAGATTACAGGGTGTGTTTGATGACCAAAGTAGCAATAAAAAGAAGACtctaattttcacaaaattagccaaaaatagatgtgaccgtttaaaattaaaagaacaaaaaagctcttagaagtaaaacctattgaggataataatttatgaataacaaatatatctataggtatgtaaaacaatcacaaatctaaaaaccgattcccaataaacaaaaacgaataaaaataaaaatatgtatatatatatatatatatatatatactcgataaaaatgtttataaaatgGCTGCCtaataatagtagtagtaataataaatagCAATAGAATAAATAGCAATAATTACTTCATTTAAGTCTCGATGGATTTGGCCAAGTTGCTTTACAcattgaggagactacaaatcaaactgaatcacaagttatcaattttttttttataaaatagtaacaataatgATCACTTTATTTGAATCTTAATGACTTTAGCCAAGTATACTTGCTTTTCTAATTCAAAAGTTAATTTGGTGAGACGAGAAAatcggagtacccggggaaaaaacCCTCATATCAGAggagagaaccaacaaagtcaGTCCACATATGACGGCGGGTCAGGGGATCGTACCCGCGGGCCACGTTGGTGGAAGGCgattgctctcaccactgcgccaacccTTATTTCTTTTTCTAGAAACCAAATCCTTCATTCCAGTCCTAAAGCTAATGTTGTGGTCATCTCTAAGCAGTCGGGTTAGTTTTTTGATATTGTGAAGCTGGAAAAAATGTTACAAAAGGTGGCCTTGATAAGCGGGCTACTTGTCGCAGATGAATTTGAGCGAAATGACCCGCGGCGAAGTTGGGTGTAGTTATTAGTAACCGGAGGTTGCGTTGCGTTTCAGGAATTCTTCAGAGAAAAGTTGATGAAATTTCGCGTCTAAGTGAAACGAGAAGgaaagaacaagaacgaaacttCCGATTGGTAAGTTACTACTGTAATGAGACAGGAGGAATCATCTTCATCTAtattaggccccgtccacacgaagacgattgtaaacgcaaacacTAGTAAACGcgtatttttatctccgtccacacgaagacgatcatcgtttacgtagcgttttcacccgtccacacgaaaacgctcgtaaacgcataaaacgatgtcatacaccgaacgcgcatgcgctatcgatttgagcctggAATCTTCGCgtcagcgccactcgataaaagagactggcgctgacatgtgacgtcagcgttttcgcagcgtttacgaaaatatacgtttacggccgtccacagGAAGACGCATAGagggcgttttcaaatttatccactttggagagcgttttcgaatttatgcgttttcatcgtcttcgtgtggacggaaggcgtAAACGCATGAagaagtttgcgtttactagcgttggcgtttacaatcgtcttcgtgtgggcGAGGCCTTAGCCTTTGTGGCAGCGGTCTTTtgggatgtcacgcaatgcTGCTCGTTGGATTGGCGAAGTACGTTATGTGACATCCTATTATTGTGTcaattccctttttttttttttaccttttcgcGGTTCAGTCTGTGGCCAATTTGATGTTGAAAAATATACCAGCGATGCATCTTAACCAGTTGCAAGCGATTTCAGCCTTCCGAACGAATCCACCCATTACGTAACGTGTGAGGTCTTTCCTTACACCACAGGAAGCCTGCAAACCCGAGtagtaatttattttttcaaatcagCAACTTCGCACAATCCTCACAGAATCAACAAGTTCTTCTCGCATTCAACTCGTGTTTTCACACTACcaattttcaaccaatgacagATTTCCTCCGTTCCCTACATAAACCACACATAATCTGCAATTCTTTTCTTCACCCTGGCGAAGAGACCGCGCTCAAAATATCAGCTTTGAAATGTTCTAGGGTGGAAATTTGACGCTCACCAACTCGTGTCATTACAGTTTTTTATGGCCAGGTTTACCTGTCTTTAAAGGTGAACAAAATTGTGATTTACAGAATAAATGTTGATTAACATGACaaaatgttttttgggattCGTGAGAGCGGGAGAAGAAAAGCGACCTTCTATTTTCAGTTTTAAAGGAGCCGTGCTGGTTGCCAGTAAACAAGTACCATTACTACCGTGATAGTGGCCAAAAGACATTTCATAGAACACACTGAATAGggatttcaattttctttcctttcactaatttcgttttctttcagGCGTTTGACTGACAATTCTGGGAAAATCATGAAGAGCAATGTTTCAAGAAGTCTGCACCTAGTACAGTTTTTCTACCATGCGACTGTTTCACAACCTAATGAGCTTAGTTTGTAACCATGACCTTATAGTATTAAATTCTTACATGTATAATCGTCAAATGTTTTGATTGATTGTGATGGCTGCGAGTTACCAGAACCATTAAACAATTCTTTTGATTAACAGGCGAAACGGAAACTCGTCCTGGATGCTGAATAATATAGTGCATAAGGAGTTTGATTGGATTATAAAGCAAGCGCCACATTCGTAGCCTTCGAGCGCCAGGCCCTTGTATGGTATGTACCTCGTGTAAGACTTCGGAACAATATATAAAGTCTTACACGGAGAACTTACCTCAAATCTAACAGCTGGTTTGCTTTCGGTGCGGCGCAGGTTCAACATTTCCAGCCAATCGGATGAaattacttttatttcttttttcgtttttgtttttattttgctgtattttattTCATATCATATACTCAGAAGAATATATAACAACGACCAAAACCAGGAGCTTAAATGGCTTAAAGccagtagaaaaaaaaagacgtgAATAATTGATATAAATAAAAGAAGGCCCTaactaaaataattacaattcTATTAAatcagaagaaagaaaaagagagatagaGAACTTACAACTAAAATACAATATTAGCAACTAATTTATACTTACTTAAATAACTAATTATTATAACAGTTAAATTTACAAACACTCGATTATGTATCCCTAATATACACCTCGTACGGTCCTATAAAGTAAACAAAATTTGTGACGAGATAAGGTTGACCAATAAACTTGATGGATATAAATTACACTAGACAATTTATGCATAGGCTAAATCAAATACTCAAAAGGTGAAAgtcttatctttctttttttgaagtTACTTATTGTAAGGCCATATTTCCGGTGCTTTGCGCTGGTTGCAGGTATTTGTGTTGCGTCTTGATTGGCTCCGCCTCTAGGCATCCTATGAGACAAAGGTCGAAAAACGCTCTTGTGATACCATTTATGGTGCAACTGCACGCGTACATGCTCGCGCACGTCGGGGTCGTTAATTCCTTAACCATCTCCTTCTGTAATGAAATAATCGCTCACAGACTGAAAAGCATGAGAGCATCCGATGCCGACTTCTGCCCCTAAGATTTTTCCTTGTCTCATCTACTTTGAGCAGGAGAACATCaaatggagcctccatctcctatacaagcccttggagtcaacccattcccgagtagatttatataTGAAACGGTTCCGAGGGGAGGTTTCGCGCagtgatagaggaaagagccaatgaaaatagataAATGACAGCGGGCAGCAAGAGCTTCATTacaatggttctatttataaatcaaCTCGGGAAAGGGTCagctcaagaaattaatggagactGAGGCTCCTGCTTCGAGAAAATAGTTGGAATTTGAGATTTTCTTACATAAACGGTAGAGGCTTGACCATTTTTGATCACCTCAGCACTTCTCGAACTCCAGGACACCTCTTCTTCAAGAGAGAGTCAGAAATGGTGCCTGGGTTCCAACCTCATCCCCAGGGTCTTCTCGGCTTtcaacatggcggattttgGGGTTCTATAGTGGCAACGTCGCTTATCCGAAACACGTTGTTTTAATC belongs to Acropora muricata isolate sample 2 chromosome 9, ASM3666990v1, whole genome shotgun sequence and includes:
- the LOC136928916 gene encoding nuclear pore glycoprotein p62-like; the encoded protein is MFGQNNQQQSTGGIFGAAPQLGQSTGGFSFGGGSSGGATSSAPSTGGFTFSAPVSTGFSFGSATSASTGTPGNTGGFNVGGLTPAGQTSGFNFGSTTGGGFSFATPASTSAPASTLQSKGFAFGSSSSSLPSSGLSFGTPSTQQISGGFNAGSTGASGFTFSGQPSTTSSMPLGGTAASVAASPLTLGKPAASTGPTTSGFTLGGATALPTGLFGSRPGGLSEPTPSQGLSFGGAKTTAPTVGVSMPAFSFAGGSTAPPSLASTGLSLTSNTLGSAVSTSGLTLGSGQKTTTVGGLTLGGKFPSTFSTASTSSANTGLNFGSFKPVSTTATPLLTSLSGSAKTTAAPTTSATSEGLTFVSGKLPTASTTGSTAAGLPGTAGFQFGTGTTRTTTSTTSFSTAPATTTTTTSAGVGTITITSSAPSSSTTSSATSSVPQLTYKQLEELINKWTLDLTEYEKTFLDQAAEVNAWDRLLMENGEKITELNAGVENVKAEQDRLDQELDFIMAQQKELEEMLKPLEDAVKDGNTGGRQLQQADKERDVTYKLANDIDGQLKQMVQDLKSIIDHLNTSNTQKQDNEDPILQIAKILNAHMNSLQWIDQNSGILQRKVDEISRLSETRRKEQERNFRLAFD